From the Pseudomonas sp. SORT22 genome, one window contains:
- the xseA gene encoding exodeoxyribonuclease VII large subunit yields the protein MIKDPFERLGLDREVLTVSQLNGRARVLLEDVFRNVWVEGEISNLARPASGHVYFTLKDSGAQVRCALFRQNAARVRQALRDGLAVKVRGKVSLFEGRGDYQLILDTVEPAGDGALRLAFEALKEKLGAEGLFSAENKRALPAHPQRIGIVSSPTGAVIRDIISVFRRRAPQVELTLIPTAVQGREAINQIVRALQLADSRGFDALILARGGGSLEDLWCFNEEAVARAIAACQTPIVSAVGHETDVSISDFVADVRAPTPSAAAELLAPDSSDLQRRIDSLKRRLLLRIQSRLMHDRLRLDSLTRRLRHPGERLRQQAQRLDDLDMRLRRAFEQRLNQRRERLARLDTRLAAQHPGRTLTLLKQRLDSLAERLPRAMRETLKDRRQRLQAQVQTLHVVSPLATLGRGYSILLDERGQAIRNAAQTHNGQRLTARLGEGELLVRVEDNHLTPVTLSLLD from the coding sequence ATGATCAAAGACCCCTTCGAAAGACTCGGCCTGGACCGCGAAGTCCTGACCGTCAGCCAACTCAACGGCCGCGCCCGGGTGCTGCTGGAAGACGTGTTCCGCAATGTCTGGGTCGAAGGCGAGATCTCCAACCTCGCCCGCCCGGCCTCCGGTCATGTCTACTTCACCCTCAAGGACAGCGGTGCCCAGGTGCGCTGCGCATTGTTCCGCCAGAACGCCGCACGGGTGCGCCAGGCCCTGCGCGACGGTCTGGCGGTCAAGGTGCGCGGCAAGGTCTCGCTGTTCGAAGGCCGTGGCGACTATCAACTGATCCTCGATACTGTCGAGCCGGCCGGTGACGGCGCCCTGCGCCTGGCCTTCGAAGCGCTGAAGGAAAAGCTCGGCGCCGAAGGCCTGTTCAGTGCCGAAAACAAGCGCGCCCTGCCCGCTCACCCGCAGCGCATCGGCATCGTCAGCTCGCCCACCGGCGCGGTGATCCGCGACATCATCAGCGTGTTCCGCCGCCGTGCGCCGCAGGTCGAGCTGACCCTGATCCCCACTGCCGTGCAAGGCCGCGAAGCCATCAACCAGATTGTCCGCGCCCTGCAACTGGCCGACAGTCGCGGCTTCGACGCGCTGATCCTGGCCCGCGGTGGCGGCTCGCTGGAAGACCTCTGGTGCTTCAACGAAGAAGCCGTGGCCCGCGCCATCGCCGCCTGCCAGACGCCGATCGTCAGCGCCGTTGGCCATGAAACCGACGTCTCGATCAGTGACTTCGTCGCTGACGTGCGCGCCCCGACGCCGTCTGCCGCCGCCGAACTGCTGGCCCCGGACAGCAGCGACCTGCAGCGGCGCATCGACAGCCTCAAGCGCCGCCTGCTGCTACGCATCCAGAGCCGTTTGATGCACGATCGCCTGCGCCTGGACAGCCTGACCCGGCGCCTGCGCCACCCGGGCGAGCGCCTGCGCCAGCAGGCCCAGCGCCTCGACGACCTGGACATGCGCCTGCGCCGCGCCTTCGAGCAGCGCCTGAATCAGCGCCGCGAGCGCCTCGCCCGCCTGGACACGCGCCTGGCCGCGCAACATCCCGGGCGCACCCTGACCCTGCTCAAGCAGCGCCTGGACAGCCTCGCCGAACGCCTGCCGCGCGCCATGCGCGAGACCCTCAAGGACCGTCGCCAGCGTCTGCAGGCGCAGGTCCAGACCCTGCACGTGGTCAGCCCGCTGGCGACCCTGGGCCGTGGCTACAGTATCTTGCTCGACGAGCGCGGCCAGGCCATCCGCAACGCCGCCCAGACCCACAACGGCCAGCGCCTGACCGCCCGCCTGGGCGAGGGCGAGTTGCTGGTGCGGGTCGAAGACAACCACCTGACCCCGGTCACGCTCTCTTTACTGGACTGA
- a CDS encoding M23 family metallopeptidase yields MPRLFAPLLLLCLVFASSAQASYITRQLNKPVPGGVAVVDLGPAATPPSARFDGKPVLVVREQDTWLAIVGLPLTQKPGTAQLTQGSRTLSFNVGSKKYPEQRITLKNKRQVNPDPADLKRIDAELAEQIKAYRSFSPTLPSNLILDKPVNGPLSSKFGVRRFFNGEERNPHAGLDFAVPAGTPIKTPANGKVILIGNYFFNGNTVFVDHGQGFISMFCHMSKIDVKPGQQLSRGAVVGRVGATGRATGPHMHWNVSLNDARVDPAIFIGAFQP; encoded by the coding sequence ATGCCGCGTCTATTTGCCCCGCTGTTGCTCCTGTGCCTGGTGTTCGCCAGCAGCGCCCAGGCCAGCTACATCACCCGCCAACTGAACAAGCCGGTACCCGGCGGCGTCGCCGTCGTCGACCTGGGCCCGGCCGCCACGCCACCCAGCGCGCGCTTTGATGGCAAGCCAGTGCTGGTGGTCCGGGAACAGGACACCTGGCTGGCCATCGTCGGCCTGCCACTGACGCAAAAGCCCGGCACCGCGCAGCTCACCCAGGGCAGCCGTACCCTTAGCTTCAACGTGGGCAGCAAGAAGTACCCGGAACAGCGCATCACCTTGAAGAACAAACGCCAGGTCAACCCCGACCCTGCCGACCTCAAGCGCATCGACGCCGAGCTGGCCGAGCAGATCAAGGCCTACCGCAGCTTCAGCCCCACCCTGCCGAGCAACCTGATTCTCGACAAGCCGGTCAACGGCCCGCTGTCGAGCAAGTTTGGCGTGCGCCGCTTCTTCAATGGCGAAGAACGCAACCCGCACGCCGGCCTGGATTTCGCCGTACCCGCCGGCACGCCGATCAAGACCCCGGCCAACGGCAAGGTAATCCTCATCGGCAATTACTTCTTCAACGGCAACACCGTGTTTGTCGACCACGGCCAGGGCTTTATCAGCATGTTCTGCCATATGTCGAAGATCGACGTAAAGCCCGGTCAGCAACTGAGCCGCGGCGCCGTGGTTGGCCGCGTCGGCGCGACCGGCCGCGCCACCGGCCCGCATATGCACTGGAACGTCAGCCTCAATGATGCGCGGGTCGATCCGGCGATCTTCATCGGCGCTTTCCAGCCCTGA
- the leuA gene encoding 2-isopropylmalate synthase has translation MTMLKDPSKKYSAFATVNLADRTWPSKTITQAPIWCSSDLRDGNQSLIEPMDAAKKLRFWKTLVSVGVKEIEASFPSASQTDFDFVRTLIEDGHIPDDTTIQVLTQAREDLIARTFESLRGAKKAIVHLYNATSPSFRRIVFNQDKQGVKDIAVNAAKLFVKYAAQQPQTQWTFQYSPETFSATELEFAKEVCDAVIEVWNPTPEHKIILNLPATVEVSTPNIYADQIEWFGRNVNRRDSVIISLHTHNDRGTGVAATELGLMAGADRVEGCLFGNGERTGNVDLVTLALNLYTQGIDPELDFSDIDGVRKVVEECNQIPVHPRHPYVGDLVHTAFSGSHQDAIRKGFTQQKDDAKWEVPYLPIDPADIGRSYEAVIRVNSQSGKGGITYLLEQEYGISLPRRMQIEFSQVVQGETDRLGLEMTAQQIHSLLHREYLQANAPYALVSHRLQEENGHSAVEVEVAGEGETTLHWRGKGNGALEALVAGLPVAVEIMDYNEHAIGAGTNAKAAAYIELRVAGGRPVHGVGIDENITTASFKALFSALNRSLSQQAAKAA, from the coding sequence ATGACCATGCTCAAAGACCCTTCGAAAAAATACAGCGCCTTTGCGACCGTCAACCTGGCGGACCGCACCTGGCCTTCGAAGACCATCACCCAGGCGCCGATCTGGTGCAGCTCGGACCTGCGCGATGGCAACCAGTCGTTGATCGAGCCCATGGATGCGGCGAAGAAACTGCGCTTCTGGAAGACCCTGGTCAGCGTTGGCGTAAAAGAAATCGAAGCCTCGTTCCCGTCCGCTTCGCAAACCGACTTCGACTTCGTTCGCACCCTGATCGAAGATGGCCACATCCCGGACGACACCACCATCCAGGTGCTGACCCAGGCCCGTGAAGACCTGATCGCGCGCACCTTCGAATCGCTGCGCGGGGCGAAAAAGGCCATCGTCCACCTGTACAACGCCACCAGCCCGTCGTTCCGCCGCATCGTCTTCAACCAGGACAAGCAAGGCGTCAAGGACATCGCCGTGAACGCGGCCAAGCTGTTCGTCAAATATGCCGCCCAGCAGCCACAAACCCAGTGGACCTTCCAGTACTCGCCGGAGACCTTCAGCGCCACCGAGCTCGAGTTCGCCAAGGAAGTCTGCGATGCAGTGATCGAGGTGTGGAACCCAACGCCTGAACACAAGATCATCCTCAACCTGCCGGCCACCGTCGAAGTCTCGACGCCGAACATCTATGCCGACCAGATCGAGTGGTTCGGCCGCAACGTCAACCGTCGTGACAGCGTTATCATCAGCCTGCACACCCACAACGACCGTGGTACTGGCGTTGCCGCCACCGAGCTGGGCCTGATGGCCGGCGCCGACCGTGTCGAGGGCTGCCTGTTCGGCAACGGCGAGCGTACCGGCAACGTCGACCTGGTGACCCTGGCATTGAACCTCTACACCCAGGGCATCGACCCCGAGCTGGATTTCTCCGACATCGACGGCGTGCGCAAGGTGGTCGAGGAGTGCAACCAGATTCCGGTGCACCCGCGTCATCCGTATGTCGGCGACCTGGTTCACACCGCATTCTCCGGCTCGCACCAGGACGCCATCCGCAAAGGCTTCACCCAGCAGAAAGACGATGCCAAGTGGGAAGTGCCGTACCTGCCGATCGACCCGGCCGACATCGGCCGCAGCTACGAGGCAGTGATTCGCGTCAACAGCCAGTCGGGCAAAGGCGGTATCACCTACCTGCTCGAACAGGAATACGGCATCAGCCTGCCACGGCGCATGCAGATCGAGTTCAGCCAGGTGGTTCAGGGTGAAACCGACCGCCTGGGCCTGGAGATGACCGCCCAGCAGATCCACTCGCTGCTGCACCGCGAGTACCTGCAGGCCAACGCGCCGTACGCGCTGGTCAGCCATCGCCTGCAGGAAGAGAACGGCCACAGCGCGGTGGAAGTGGAAGTTGCCGGTGAAGGCGAAACCACCCTGCACTGGCGCGGCAAGGGCAACGGCGCCCTTGAAGCCCTGGTGGCCGGCTTGCCGGTCGCCGTCGAGATCATGGACTACAACGAGCACGCCATCGGCGCCGGCACCAACGCCAAGGCCGCGGCCTACATCGAACTGCGCGTGGCCGGTGGTCGTCCGGTGCACGGCGTGGGTATCGATGAAAACATCACCACCGCGAGCTTCAAGGCGCTGTTCAGTGCACTGAACCGTTCGCTGAGCCAGCAGGCAGCCAAGGCGGCCTGA
- a CDS encoding DUF6384 family protein: MSSIPLSEQLGAMAFVDELRHQQMQVQEHLDLPKRRAEVAARIRTYYQSHNIAFDEALIEQGVRDFFARRLMFEAPPLSWRQKLLSKASMARSQLFKLVLAIIAAALITQCTRIVHDSGITVEIENSARDLRRHDEDVRADIQLKHEQLRQWQQKAQAQPDAAVSRILDQVRQTLPPLDQSFASDVPQFVNKTNRDNVKNLVTMHEAQIEQARKAVSSARAAFTTVEGIYPQRDNLARLLAMPAYLEGLTPFPTLKALAESADRQLLQVNDGDTLKAASQQVAKLDLEIERIAYWLEQSTLRDQLQQRLQAMPLAAGDRAQLQALLAQANNSLHEQNVLQARYQLEHLKRMLDFAAVPLTVQIVDRTGIKSGVERCYDPAGCNRGEDTDKGKSWFLVVEATDAGGISTEVPVTSAETGKQRWARLFAVRVSQAEYLKVKADKLDDGHVDNRMMGSKAANSLTLRFNQRTTGNPDMIMDW; encoded by the coding sequence ATGAGCAGTATTCCACTCTCCGAACAGCTCGGAGCGATGGCGTTCGTCGACGAATTGCGCCACCAGCAGATGCAGGTCCAGGAACACTTGGACCTGCCCAAGCGCCGCGCGGAAGTTGCGGCGCGCATCCGGACCTATTACCAAAGCCACAACATCGCTTTCGATGAGGCCTTGATCGAACAAGGCGTGCGTGACTTCTTCGCCCGCCGCCTGATGTTCGAGGCACCACCGCTGAGCTGGCGGCAAAAGCTGCTGAGCAAGGCGTCGATGGCGCGCAGCCAATTGTTCAAGCTGGTCCTGGCGATCATCGCCGCGGCGCTGATCACCCAGTGCACACGTATTGTCCATGACAGCGGCATTACCGTCGAAATCGAAAACAGCGCCCGTGACCTGCGCCGCCATGATGAAGACGTGCGCGCTGACATCCAGCTCAAGCACGAGCAGCTCAGGCAGTGGCAGCAAAAGGCGCAGGCTCAGCCCGATGCCGCCGTCAGCCGCATCCTCGATCAGGTCCGGCAAACCTTGCCGCCGCTGGACCAGAGTTTTGCCAGCGATGTGCCGCAGTTCGTCAACAAGACCAACCGCGACAACGTCAAAAACCTGGTCACGATGCACGAGGCGCAGATCGAGCAGGCCCGCAAGGCCGTTTCCTCGGCCCGCGCAGCCTTTACCACGGTAGAGGGTATCTACCCGCAGCGCGATAACCTCGCCAGGCTCCTGGCGATGCCAGCCTACCTCGAAGGCCTGACGCCGTTCCCCACGCTCAAGGCGCTTGCCGAATCGGCTGACCGGCAACTGCTGCAGGTTAACGATGGCGATACGCTCAAAGCGGCCAGCCAGCAAGTGGCCAAACTGGATCTTGAGATCGAGCGCATCGCCTACTGGCTCGAACAGAGCACCCTGCGCGATCAGTTGCAGCAGCGCCTGCAAGCAATGCCGCTGGCCGCCGGTGACCGCGCGCAACTGCAAGCGCTGCTGGCACAAGCCAACAATAGCCTGCATGAGCAGAACGTCCTCCAGGCCCGTTATCAGCTCGAGCACCTCAAGCGGATGCTCGACTTTGCCGCCGTGCCATTGACTGTGCAGATCGTCGACCGCACCGGGATCAAGTCCGGGGTCGAACGTTGCTACGACCCCGCCGGCTGCAACCGCGGCGAAGACACCGACAAGGGCAAGAGCTGGTTCCTGGTGGTCGAGGCCACCGACGCTGGCGGCATCAGCACTGAAGTGCCGGTTACCAGCGCCGAAACCGGCAAGCAGCGCTGGGCTCGTTTGTTCGCCGTGCGCGTCAGCCAGGCCGAATACCTCAAGGTCAAAGCGGACAAGCTCGACGATGGCCATGTCGATAACCGCATGATGGGCAGCAAGGCTGCCAACTCGCTGACCCTGCGCTTCAATCAGCGCACCACGGGCAACCCTGACATGATCATGGACTGGTGA
- a CDS encoding monalysin family beta-barrel pore-forming toxin — protein MNKQPEIRNLPFIESDYEIDHYLFAEGASNYGCWVNRDTVKGHVNYLGSSWDVETRAIFAYLEYLRPLVNKLSVEQTFKVTTQQGMSKSYATAISKTYGAGIKLGAIRLGAEITESSVYGETFSESSTDECSLSVPAHATNYVYQVNMVYANKMLGGGKFKLAADNNIVDLVVDEFQRVTREDLIFLTSFATQKIVMLPSDASINPYSWEQIKKSVLFEGYQHYNEEQGEIGFWSF, from the coding sequence ATGAATAAGCAACCGGAAATACGCAACTTGCCTTTCATAGAGAGCGACTACGAAATTGATCACTACTTGTTTGCAGAAGGCGCATCCAATTATGGATGCTGGGTAAATCGCGACACCGTGAAAGGGCACGTCAACTACCTGGGCTCCTCTTGGGATGTTGAGACGCGAGCCATCTTCGCCTACCTGGAATACCTCAGGCCGCTGGTTAACAAGCTCAGTGTCGAGCAGACGTTCAAAGTGACTACCCAGCAAGGGATGAGCAAAAGTTACGCAACCGCCATCTCGAAAACCTACGGCGCCGGGATAAAGTTAGGGGCGATCAGGTTGGGGGCGGAGATTACTGAGTCCAGTGTCTACGGTGAGACCTTTTCCGAGTCCAGCACTGACGAGTGTTCATTGTCGGTTCCTGCCCATGCGACGAACTATGTATATCAAGTCAACATGGTCTATGCGAACAAGATGCTGGGGGGCGGTAAGTTTAAACTGGCGGCGGACAACAATATTGTCGATCTGGTCGTTGACGAGTTTCAACGCGTAACACGCGAGGACCTGATCTTTCTCACCTCGTTTGCCACCCAGAAAATTGTCATGTTGCCTAGTGACGCGTCGATCAACCCCTACAGTTGGGAGCAGATCAAAAAGTCGGTTCTGTTTGAAGGTTACCAGCACTATAACGAAGAGCAGGGTGAAATCGGTTTCTGGAGTTTCTGA
- a CDS encoding monalysin family beta-barrel pore-forming toxin produces the protein MQEEVHEAIGFPLKSGSYEIERYLIGDRNFNRGCWVNGQSIYGEVSFKGRKWPTISRPVFAYLAYVDTRVIQATGDQGIEVTAAQGHHLWFFKGTAKDCSVAPAIDQVNAFSNLQTGMNSEQAWAPARPKKQSLLVPGSATYLVYQVALVYAHRVFGAADTIGGLFSSNHACVVRTGGKNDLILLTSVATSRLCANEQVQGAQPPLSRDDLFKLILLDNYSTAGDARAWSFDMDALVDPRKRY, from the coding sequence ATGCAAGAAGAAGTACATGAAGCCATCGGCTTCCCGCTCAAGAGCGGGTCGTACGAAATTGAACGCTATCTGATTGGCGATCGAAATTTCAATCGAGGCTGCTGGGTGAACGGGCAGTCAATCTACGGCGAAGTCAGCTTCAAAGGGCGTAAATGGCCGACCATCAGCCGGCCGGTTTTTGCCTATCTGGCCTATGTTGATACGCGAGTGATACAGGCTACAGGCGATCAGGGCATAGAAGTCACCGCTGCCCAGGGGCATCACCTTTGGTTCTTCAAGGGCACGGCAAAAGACTGTTCCGTGGCACCGGCGATTGATCAGGTCAATGCGTTTTCCAATCTTCAAACCGGGATGAATTCCGAGCAGGCCTGGGCACCTGCACGGCCGAAAAAACAATCGTTACTCGTCCCGGGTAGTGCGACCTACTTGGTTTATCAGGTAGCACTGGTCTATGCCCATCGCGTATTCGGTGCTGCTGACACTATCGGTGGCCTGTTCAGCTCCAATCATGCGTGCGTCGTGCGCACGGGTGGGAAAAACGACTTGATACTGCTTACTTCGGTGGCAACCAGTCGGCTTTGTGCCAACGAGCAGGTGCAAGGCGCGCAGCCGCCTCTGTCCAGAGACGACCTGTTCAAATTGATACTGCTCGATAACTACTCCACGGCTGGCGATGCCCGCGCCTGGAGTTTTGATATGGACGCTCTTGTGGATCCACGAAAACGCTACTGA
- a CDS encoding bifunctional 4-hydroxy-2-oxoglutarate aldolase/2-dehydro-3-deoxy-phosphogluconate aldolase: protein MTTHELKQPGASMADKIARIDQICTQARILPVITIAREEDILPLADALAAGGIKTLEVTLRSSHGLKAIQVLREQRPELCIGAGTVLDRKMFAAVQAAGAQFVVTPGITQDLLEAGVDSNIPLLPGISTPSEIMLGYALGYRRFKLFPAEISGGVAAIKAYGGPFGDVRFCPTGGVNPGNVKQYMALANVMCVGGTWMLDSSWIKNHDWARIQACSAEALALLD from the coding sequence ATGACCACGCATGAACTGAAACAGCCGGGAGCTTCCATGGCCGACAAGATTGCCCGGATCGATCAGATCTGCACCCAGGCGCGCATTCTGCCGGTGATCACCATCGCCCGGGAAGAAGACATCCTGCCCCTGGCCGACGCCCTGGCGGCCGGTGGTATCAAGACCCTGGAAGTGACCCTGCGCTCCTCCCATGGCCTCAAGGCCATCCAGGTCCTGCGCGAGCAGCGCCCCGAGTTGTGCATCGGCGCGGGCACGGTCCTGGACCGCAAGATGTTTGCCGCCGTGCAAGCGGCCGGCGCGCAGTTCGTGGTCACCCCGGGCATCACCCAGGATTTGCTCGAGGCCGGCGTCGACAGCAACATCCCGCTGCTGCCAGGTATCAGCACGCCGTCGGAAATCATGCTGGGCTATGCCCTCGGCTACCGGCGCTTCAAGCTGTTCCCGGCCGAAATCAGCGGCGGTGTAGCGGCGATCAAGGCCTATGGCGGCCCGTTCGGCGACGTGCGTTTCTGCCCCACCGGCGGGGTCAACCCGGGCAATGTGAAACAGTACATGGCCCTGGCCAATGTGATGTGCGTGGGCGGTACCTGGATGCTTGACAGCAGCTGGATCAAGAATCACGACTGGGCCCGTATCCAAGCCTGCAGCGCCGAGGCCCTGGCACTGCTGGACTGA
- the pgl gene encoding 6-phosphogluconolactonase — protein MAISELQLPANVAAHEFTAPALLAEGLAKDVAARLNAAIADKGQATLVVSGGRSPVAFFAALLKQPLDWSKVLVTLADERWVPVEHADSNAGLLKRHLLTGPAAKARFLSLYRAAGSLDAAALEADQALAELPGIDVLVLGMGDDGHTASLFPNSPNLAEGLDPNSARRCLPMLAPSVPHQRLSMTRALLASAGFTALSVQGAGKLATLRAALAGNDLAEMPIRAFLQDPLDIYWCP, from the coding sequence ATGGCGATATCTGAACTGCAACTGCCGGCAAACGTCGCGGCACATGAATTCACTGCCCCTGCGCTGTTGGCCGAAGGCTTGGCCAAGGATGTGGCTGCTCGCCTGAATGCGGCGATTGCCGACAAGGGCCAGGCTACCTTGGTCGTCTCCGGCGGCCGCAGCCCGGTGGCGTTCTTCGCCGCACTGCTCAAGCAGCCGCTGGACTGGTCGAAGGTACTGGTGACACTTGCCGATGAACGCTGGGTACCGGTGGAACATGCCGACAGCAATGCCGGCCTGCTCAAGCGCCACCTGTTGACTGGCCCTGCTGCCAAGGCGCGGTTCCTCAGCCTCTACCGTGCTGCTGGCAGCCTTGACGCCGCAGCGCTGGAAGCCGACCAGGCCCTGGCCGAACTGCCAGGGATCGACGTTCTGGTACTGGGCATGGGCGACGATGGCCATACCGCCTCGCTGTTCCCCAACAGCCCGAACCTTGCCGAAGGTCTTGATCCGAACAGCGCCCGCCGTTGTCTGCCGATGCTGGCGCCGAGCGTGCCGCATCAACGCCTGAGCATGACCCGCGCGCTGCTGGCGAGCGCCGGTTTTACCGCCTTGTCGGTGCAAGGTGCGGGCAAACTCGCTACCCTGCGCGCCGCACTGGCGGGCAATGACCTGGCCGAGATGCCGATTCGTGCCTTCTTACAAGACCCTCTGGATATTTACTGGTGCCCATGA
- the zwf gene encoding glucose-6-phosphate dehydrogenase gives MASISVEPCTFALFGALGDLALRKLFPALYQLDRAGLLHADTRVLALAREPGSVAEHLASIEAHLQEFVPAGQIEAPVLQRFLARLSYLHVDFLKAEDYQALAEQVGSDSQLIAYFATPAAVYGGICENLDKAGLSARTRVVLEKPIGHDLESSRRVNDAVAQYFPENRVYRIDHYLGKETVQNLIALRFANSLFETQWNQNSISHVEITVAEKVGIEGRWGYFDKAGQLRDMIQNHLLQLLCLIAMDPPSDLSADSIRDEKVKVLKALAPIKGEGLSTQVVRGQYIAGYSEGKPVPGYLEEDNANAQSDTETFVALRADIRNWRWAGVPFYLRTGKRMPQKLSQIVIHFKETPHYIFAPEQRLQIGNKLIIRLQPDEGISLRVMTKEQGLDKGMQLRSGPLQLNFSDTWRSARIPDAYERLLLEVMRGNQNLFVRKDEIEYAWKWCDQLIAGWKQSGDAPKPYAAGSWGPMSSIALITRDGRSWYGDI, from the coding sequence ATGGCTTCGATCAGCGTTGAACCCTGCACCTTTGCCCTGTTTGGCGCCCTCGGCGACCTGGCCTTGCGTAAGCTGTTCCCGGCGCTCTACCAGCTCGACCGGGCCGGCCTGCTGCACGCCGATACCCGGGTGCTGGCCCTGGCTCGCGAGCCGGGCAGTGTCGCTGAGCACCTGGCGTCGATCGAGGCGCACCTGCAGGAGTTCGTGCCTGCCGGGCAAATAGAGGCGCCGGTACTGCAGCGCTTTCTCGCCCGCCTTAGCTACCTGCACGTGGACTTTCTCAAAGCCGAGGACTACCAGGCGCTGGCTGAGCAGGTTGGCAGCGATAGCCAGCTGATTGCCTATTTCGCCACCCCCGCGGCGGTGTATGGCGGCATCTGCGAGAACCTCGACAAAGCCGGCCTCAGCGCCCGTACCCGGGTAGTGCTGGAAAAGCCCATCGGCCATGACCTGGAGTCTTCACGGCGGGTCAATGACGCTGTGGCCCAGTACTTTCCGGAAAACCGCGTTTACCGCATCGACCATTACCTGGGCAAGGAGACGGTGCAGAACCTGATTGCCCTGCGCTTTGCCAACAGCCTGTTCGAAACCCAGTGGAACCAGAACTCGATCTCCCACGTGGAGATCACCGTTGCCGAAAAGGTCGGCATCGAAGGGCGCTGGGGCTATTTCGACAAGGCCGGGCAATTGCGCGACATGATCCAGAATCACCTGCTGCAGCTGCTTTGCCTGATTGCCATGGACCCGCCCAGTGACCTCTCTGCCGACAGCATCCGCGACGAGAAGGTCAAGGTGCTCAAGGCCCTGGCGCCGATCAAGGGCGAGGGCCTGAGCACCCAGGTGGTGCGCGGCCAGTACATTGCCGGCTACAGCGAAGGCAAGCCGGTGCCCGGCTACCTGGAAGAAGACAACGCCAACGCCCAGAGCGACACCGAAACCTTCGTCGCCCTGCGTGCCGATATCCGCAACTGGCGCTGGGCCGGGGTGCCCTTCTACTTGCGCACCGGCAAGCGCATGCCGCAGAAGCTGTCGCAGATCGTCATCCACTTCAAGGAAACCCCGCACTACATCTTCGCCCCGGAACAGCGCTTACAGATCGGCAACAAGCTGATCATCCGCCTGCAGCCGGATGAAGGCATCTCGCTGCGGGTGATGACCAAGGAACAGGGCCTGGACAAAGGCATGCAGCTGCGTAGCGGGCCCTTGCAGCTGAATTTTTCCGACACCTGGCGTAGCGCGCGGATCCCCGATGCCTACGAGCGGTTGTTGCTGGAAGTGATGCGCGGCAATCAGAACCTGTTTGTGCGCAAAGACGAAATCGAATACGCGTGGAAGTGGTGCGATCAGCTGATCGCCGGCTGGAAGCAGTCGGGCGACGCGCCCAAGCCCTATGCCGCCGGTTCCTGGGGACCGATGAGCTCGATTGCACTGATTACCCGCGATGGGAGGTCCTGGTATGGCGATATCTGA
- the hexR gene encoding DNA-binding transcriptional regulator HexR: MRNLLEQIQGRLEELNKAERKVAEVILLNPQQATRFSIAALAQAAKVSEPTVNRFCRSFGVSGYPELKLQLAQSLASGAAYVSRAVEADDDPASYTQKIFGSAIASLDSACQQLDPQLVSRAVDMLIQARQIHFFGLGASAPVALDAQHKFFRFNLAVSAHADVLMQRMLASVAHTGELFVIISYTGRTRELVEVARLARENGASVLGLTAADSPLAKASSLSLNIPLPEDTDIYMPMTSRIIQLTVLDVLATGMTLRRGVDFQPHLRKIKESLNASRYPIDDELN; encoded by the coding sequence GTGCGAAACCTCCTGGAGCAGATCCAGGGCCGCCTCGAAGAGCTGAACAAGGCTGAGCGCAAAGTCGCCGAAGTCATCCTGCTCAACCCCCAGCAAGCCACCCGCTTCAGCATTGCCGCCCTGGCCCAGGCCGCCAAGGTCAGCGAGCCGACGGTCAACCGCTTCTGCCGCTCGTTCGGCGTCAGCGGTTACCCCGAGCTCAAGTTGCAACTGGCGCAGAGCCTGGCCAGTGGCGCCGCCTATGTCAGCCGGGCGGTAGAGGCCGATGATGATCCGGCCTCCTACACCCAAAAGATCTTCGGCAGCGCCATCGCCTCGTTGGACAGTGCCTGCCAGCAACTTGATCCACAACTGGTCAGCCGCGCCGTCGACATGCTGATCCAGGCCCGGCAGATCCACTTCTTCGGCCTTGGAGCCTCGGCGCCGGTGGCGCTGGATGCCCAGCACAAGTTCTTCCGTTTCAACCTGGCAGTGTCAGCCCATGCCGATGTGCTGATGCAACGCATGCTGGCCTCGGTGGCCCACACCGGCGAGCTGTTCGTGATCATCTCCTACACCGGACGCACCCGCGAGCTGGTCGAAGTCGCGCGCCTGGCCCGGGAAAACGGCGCCTCGGTACTCGGCCTGACCGCCGCCGACTCGCCACTGGCCAAGGCCAGCAGCCTGAGCCTGAACATCCCGCTGCCGGAAGACACCGACATCTATATGCCGATGACTTCGCGGATCATCCAGCTGACCGTGCTCGACGTGCTGGCCACCGGCATGACCCTGCGCCGCGGCGTCGATTTCCAGCCGCACCTGCGCAAGATCAAGGAAAGCCTCAACGCCAGCCGCTACCCGATCGACGACGAACTCAACTGA